In a single window of the Olivibacter sp. SDN3 genome:
- a CDS encoding exopolyphosphatase, giving the protein MRYGAIDIGSNAIRLLIADIVENGAVVSFKKNTLIRVPLRLGDDAFIDKAISERKSEDLIKAMAAFRNLMDVYKVTQYMACATSAMREATNGAELVKKIKKVGVELEIIDGVKEANIIYNSHIEQQLERKKNYLYVDVGGGSTELSIFSNGSLKGSKSFNIGTIRILDNQDSEETWYEMKEWIKDHTRQYKGIIGIGTGGNINKLYRLAEEKATKPLSFNKLKAIYEYLNSFSLKERINVLGLNSDRADVIIPACEIFLNVMKWGGVKSIVVPRVGLVDGIIQTLIDRSNLNFSIK; this is encoded by the coding sequence ATGAGATATGGAGCTATAGATATTGGTTCTAATGCCATTCGACTTTTAATTGCAGACATTGTTGAAAACGGCGCAGTTGTTTCTTTTAAGAAAAATACATTGATAAGAGTTCCTTTACGTTTAGGAGATGATGCATTTATTGATAAAGCAATCTCAGAAAGAAAATCAGAAGATCTTATCAAAGCAATGGCTGCCTTTAGAAATCTGATGGATGTTTATAAAGTCACTCAATATATGGCCTGTGCAACTTCGGCAATGCGTGAGGCAACAAATGGTGCAGAATTAGTAAAGAAAATTAAAAAGGTGGGGGTAGAGCTAGAGATTATTGATGGGGTTAAGGAAGCAAATATTATTTATAACAGCCATATTGAACAACAGTTAGAAAGAAAGAAAAATTATTTATATGTTGATGTAGGCGGGGGAAGTACGGAGTTATCTATATTCAGCAACGGAAGTTTAAAGGGGTCGAAATCATTTAACATTGGTACCATACGTATTTTGGATAATCAGGATAGTGAAGAAACTTGGTATGAAATGAAGGAGTGGATAAAAGATCATACGAGGCAATATAAGGGGATTATAGGTATCGGTACGGGTGGTAACATTAATAAGCTTTACAGATTAGCTGAGGAAAAGGCGACAAAGCCATTATCCTTCAATAAGTTAAAGGCTATTTATGAATACCTGAATTCTTTTTCTTTAAAGGAACGCATCAATGTGTTAGGCTTAAATAGCGATAGAGCAGATGTAATTATTCCAGCTTGTGAGATCTTTCTGAACGTGATGAAGTGGGGTGGAGTGAAGAGTATAGTGGTTCCAAGAGTAGGGCTAGTGGATGGCATCATACAGACATTAATAGATAGGAGTAACCTCAATTTCAGCATAAAATAG
- a CDS encoding aspartate kinase, with amino-acid sequence MKILKFGGTSVGSPERMKKLLDIIRPAEEKQIVVLSAVAGTTNTLVEISQAFIAGDKRKAEALIKGLRAKYDEFVDELFLSAEGKENGRELISYHFDFIQSFANELFTPIEEKIILAQGELLSTTLYHFYLTEIGVRSKLLPALDFMKIDEDNEPVIPYISDHLEVILGGLTDHNLFITQGYICRNAFGEIDNLRRGGSDYTASLIGAAIHAKEVQVWTDIDGMHNNDPRIVKGTYPIAHLTFDEAAELAYFGAKILHPQSVFPAQKYNIPVRLLNTMEPKAPGTLISKDGAIKGEVRSIAAKDGITAIRIHSSRMLLAFGFLRKVFEVFERYKTPIDMITTSEVAVSLTVDDTRFLSDIERELKDFGSVEIDVNQTIVCVVGDFSINTHGYASRVLDAVKHIPIRMISYGGSDFNISLLIDAENKVEVLRSLHNRLF; translated from the coding sequence ATGAAAATTTTAAAATTCGGTGGAACATCGGTGGGAAGTCCAGAACGCATGAAAAAATTGCTGGATATTATTCGTCCTGCTGAAGAGAAACAGATCGTTGTTTTATCTGCTGTAGCAGGTACAACCAATACACTGGTTGAAATATCTCAAGCATTTATTGCAGGAGATAAGCGAAAGGCCGAAGCGCTTATAAAAGGGCTACGTGCTAAGTATGACGAATTTGTTGACGAATTATTTCTTTCTGCTGAAGGAAAAGAGAATGGGAGGGAGTTGATTAGTTATCATTTTGATTTTATACAGTCATTTGCAAATGAGCTATTTACGCCTATAGAAGAAAAGATAATATTAGCACAGGGTGAACTATTATCGACCACCTTGTATCATTTTTACCTAACAGAGATCGGTGTGCGATCTAAGCTACTGCCAGCTCTTGATTTTATGAAAATTGATGAGGACAATGAGCCCGTAATACCATATATCAGTGACCATCTGGAAGTAATACTTGGAGGGCTTACTGATCATAATCTCTTTATCACGCAAGGATATATCTGTCGTAATGCTTTTGGAGAAATAGATAATTTAAGAAGAGGCGGGAGTGATTATACGGCTTCGTTAATTGGAGCGGCTATACATGCCAAAGAAGTACAGGTATGGACTGATATAGATGGTATGCATAATAATGATCCAAGAATCGTGAAAGGCACTTATCCGATAGCACACCTTACGTTTGATGAGGCAGCGGAATTGGCTTATTTTGGTGCAAAAATACTGCATCCGCAAAGTGTATTTCCTGCGCAAAAATATAATATACCGGTAAGACTTTTAAACACTATGGAACCAAAGGCTCCAGGTACGCTGATTAGTAAAGATGGTGCCATAAAGGGAGAGGTCCGGTCTATTGCTGCGAAAGATGGTATCACAGCTATTCGAATCCATTCGTCGCGCATGTTATTAGCTTTTGGTTTTTTGAGGAAAGTGTTTGAAGTTTTTGAACGTTACAAAACACCTATCGATATGATTACAACATCAGAGGTTGCGGTTTCCCTGACAGTTGATGATACACGTTTTTTAAGTGATATTGAGCGTGAATTAAAGGATTTTGGATCTGTGGAAATTGATGTTAATCAAACTATCGTTTGTGTAGTAGGTGATTTTAGCATAAACACTCACGGCTATGCCTCACGAGTATTGGATGCTGTTAAACACATTCCTATAAGGATGATATCATACGGAGGTAGTGATTTTAACATTTCCTTGCTGATAGATGCTGAAAATAAGGTTGAAGTCTTACGTTCTTTGCATAATCGTTTGTTTTAA
- the lysA gene encoding diaminopimelate decarboxylase — MFNKDIITAFEQKETPFFYYDLDLLQATLKSAQGAANAFDFHIHYAMKANFNERVLTVIQQTGIGADCVSGNEVLKAIEIGFAPKDIVFAGVGKADKEILNALDHNISAFNVESVQELSVIADLAKASGKIAKVALRINPNVDAQTHKYITTGLDENKFGIKTWELSACLDVIKENKSIELIGIHFHVGSQIVDMNVFKSLCVKVNEFNSWFDERGYRLKILNVGGGLGVNYNEPDKESIVDFRKYFEIFDHFLERKAGQEVHFELGRALVSQCSSLISKVLYVKNGIKKNFLILDAGMTELMRPALYQAYHKIESLKAIEKKDRSNTSDFTHYDVVGPICESTDCFGKEVELPLSKRGDLIAIRTVGAYGEVMASKYNLRDEIRYVYSDEL, encoded by the coding sequence ATGTTTAATAAAGATATAATAACTGCTTTTGAGCAGAAAGAAACGCCTTTTTTTTATTATGATTTAGATTTGTTGCAGGCTACATTAAAAAGTGCGCAGGGCGCAGCTAATGCTTTTGATTTTCATATTCACTATGCTATGAAAGCCAATTTCAACGAACGAGTATTGACCGTTATTCAGCAAACAGGTATTGGAGCTGATTGTGTTAGCGGTAATGAAGTGCTTAAAGCTATCGAGATTGGTTTTGCTCCCAAAGATATTGTTTTTGCGGGGGTTGGCAAGGCCGATAAGGAAATCTTAAATGCACTGGATCATAATATCTCTGCATTCAATGTGGAATCTGTACAGGAGCTTTCTGTTATCGCAGATCTTGCAAAAGCAAGTGGTAAAATAGCAAAGGTGGCACTCAGAATAAATCCTAATGTTGATGCACAGACACATAAATATATAACCACTGGTTTGGACGAGAATAAGTTTGGTATAAAAACTTGGGAACTAAGTGCTTGTCTGGACGTTATTAAGGAAAATAAATCTATCGAGCTTATCGGAATACATTTTCACGTAGGTTCTCAAATAGTTGATATGAATGTGTTTAAGAGCTTATGTGTGAAAGTTAACGAATTTAATAGCTGGTTTGATGAACGAGGTTATCGACTGAAAATATTGAACGTAGGCGGAGGTCTTGGAGTGAATTACAACGAACCGGATAAAGAGTCTATTGTTGATTTTAGGAAATATTTTGAAATTTTCGATCATTTTCTGGAAAGAAAAGCTGGACAGGAAGTGCACTTTGAACTAGGGCGTGCTTTGGTTTCCCAGTGTAGCAGTCTGATTAGTAAGGTGCTATATGTGAAGAATGGTATCAAAAAGAATTTTCTTATATTGGATGCAGGTATGACAGAACTCATGCGTCCCGCCTTATATCAAGCATATCACAAAATAGAAAGTTTGAAAGCTATAGAGAAGAAGGATAGGTCCAATACCTCCGATTTTACACATTATGATGTCGTAGGGCCTATTTGCGAAAGCACCGATTGCTTTGGTAAAGAAGTTGAGCTGCCTTTGTCAAAAAGGGGGGACTTAATTGCTATTCGTACTGTGGGCGCTTATGGTGAAGTTATGGCTTCCAAGTACAACTTACGTGATGAAATTAGGTATGTATATAGTGATGAATTATAA
- the topA gene encoding type I DNA topoisomerase has protein sequence MAKNLLIVESPAKAKTIEGYLGKDFLVKSSYGHIRDLVKTDDAIDTNDNFKQKYEVPSDKKAVVSELKKLAKAAETVWLASDEDREGEAISWHLYETLNLKAQSTKRIVFHEITKPAILKAIEQPRNIDFNLVNAQQARRVLDRLVGFELSPVLWKKVKPSLSAGRVQSVAVRLLVDREREINRFEPEAAFRVVALFFTDDKKELFKAELSQRFADINEAERFLQDCAKAVFEVKSLETKPSKRNPSAPFTTSTLQQEASRKLGFSVARTMTIAQRLYESGKITYMRTDSVNLSNTALQAAEQEIKSAYGDKYYKRRQYKTKSAGAQEAHEAIRPTYFGQHSIEGDASERKLYELIWKRSIASQMSEAAFEKTIAKISISTRNEEFTANGEVMKFDGFLKVYFESTDEESEVSLDESGDNTLLPPLQKGQHLGLNEMIATERFSRPAARYTEASLVKKLEELGIGRPSTYAPTISTIQNRGYVVKEDREGKLRNYRVLTLSSGQVLAQEKTEITGAEKAKLFPTDIGILVNDFLVEHFKDIVDFNFTATVEKEFDEIANGLKEWTAMLHNFYGPFHSEVKNTIENADRASSERMLGIDPESGKQVSVRIGRFGPLVQIGSPDEEEKPRFASLRSGQMIETINLEEALELFKLPKKVGTYEDKDMTVAIGRFGPYIRHNSAFYSLPKGIDPMDVNEDQAIEIIEIKRKKDIEKIIKTFDENPEVKIEQGRWGPFIRFGKQNIKIPKNKDAEKLTYSEIVELAEADKNTGTSGARKKATAKKAVKKKS, from the coding sequence ATGGCAAAGAATTTATTAATTGTAGAATCACCGGCAAAAGCAAAAACCATAGAAGGATATTTAGGAAAAGACTTTCTAGTCAAATCAAGTTATGGCCACATACGTGATTTGGTTAAGACCGACGATGCCATCGATACCAACGATAATTTTAAACAAAAATATGAAGTCCCTTCCGACAAAAAGGCAGTAGTTAGTGAACTAAAAAAGCTTGCAAAAGCTGCCGAAACGGTATGGCTAGCATCCGATGAGGATCGTGAGGGGGAAGCTATATCGTGGCATTTATATGAAACACTAAACCTAAAGGCACAAAGTACCAAGCGCATTGTGTTCCATGAAATCACTAAACCAGCTATTCTAAAAGCAATAGAACAACCTCGTAATATCGACTTTAATCTAGTAAATGCCCAACAGGCCAGAAGGGTGTTAGATAGGCTGGTTGGTTTCGAACTTTCACCGGTATTGTGGAAGAAAGTTAAGCCTTCACTTTCGGCAGGTCGTGTGCAATCCGTTGCGGTACGGCTATTGGTTGATCGAGAACGAGAAATCAATAGATTTGAACCCGAAGCGGCATTTAGAGTTGTCGCACTATTTTTCACAGACGATAAAAAGGAACTCTTCAAGGCTGAATTGTCTCAACGTTTCGCTGATATAAATGAAGCAGAAAGGTTTTTACAAGATTGTGCAAAAGCAGTTTTTGAAGTCAAAAGCTTAGAGACAAAACCTAGTAAAAGAAACCCATCGGCTCCATTTACTACGTCAACTCTTCAGCAAGAGGCTAGCCGCAAGTTAGGGTTTTCGGTCGCCAGAACGATGACTATCGCTCAGCGACTTTACGAATCGGGCAAAATTACCTATATGCGTACAGATTCGGTCAATTTAAGTAATACTGCTTTACAAGCAGCAGAGCAAGAAATAAAATCTGCTTATGGCGATAAATACTATAAGAGAAGACAGTATAAAACAAAATCTGCTGGAGCACAGGAAGCGCACGAGGCCATCCGCCCTACTTATTTTGGTCAGCATAGCATTGAAGGCGATGCTTCAGAACGCAAACTCTACGAATTGATATGGAAACGCTCCATAGCGTCGCAAATGAGCGAAGCGGCATTTGAAAAAACCATTGCCAAAATAAGTATTTCTACCCGAAACGAGGAGTTCACTGCAAACGGAGAGGTAATGAAATTTGACGGTTTTTTAAAGGTCTATTTTGAATCTACTGATGAAGAAAGTGAAGTAAGCTTAGACGAATCTGGTGACAATACGCTTCTTCCTCCTCTTCAAAAAGGTCAGCACCTCGGATTAAATGAAATGATTGCTACAGAAAGGTTCAGTCGGCCTGCTGCTCGATATACCGAAGCCAGCTTAGTCAAGAAGTTGGAAGAGCTTGGTATTGGCAGACCTTCTACTTACGCTCCAACCATTTCAACTATTCAAAATCGTGGGTACGTGGTTAAAGAAGATCGTGAAGGGAAACTGCGTAATTACCGTGTACTAACTTTATCTTCTGGCCAGGTACTTGCTCAGGAAAAAACAGAAATAACAGGAGCAGAAAAAGCAAAATTATTTCCTACAGACATTGGCATATTAGTCAATGATTTTTTAGTTGAGCATTTCAAAGATATTGTTGATTTCAATTTTACTGCCACTGTGGAAAAGGAGTTTGATGAAATAGCTAATGGCTTAAAAGAATGGACGGCAATGCTGCACAACTTTTATGGTCCTTTCCATAGCGAAGTAAAAAACACGATAGAAAATGCAGACAGGGCAAGTAGTGAAAGAATGTTGGGAATTGATCCTGAAAGTGGGAAACAGGTGAGTGTAAGAATTGGCCGTTTTGGCCCATTAGTTCAAATAGGCTCTCCTGATGAGGAAGAAAAACCTCGGTTTGCAAGTCTTAGAAGCGGACAAATGATCGAAACCATAAACCTTGAAGAAGCACTTGAACTATTTAAGCTTCCTAAAAAGGTGGGGACTTATGAAGATAAAGATATGACGGTTGCTATTGGTAGGTTTGGACCTTACATCCGTCACAATAGCGCCTTCTACTCTTTACCTAAAGGAATAGATCCTATGGATGTAAATGAAGATCAAGCTATCGAAATCATTGAAATTAAACGTAAAAAAGATATCGAAAAAATAATAAAAACTTTCGACGAAAATCCTGAAGTAAAAATTGAACAGGGAAGATGGGGACCCTTTATACGTTTTGGTAAACAAAATATTAAAATACCTAAAAACAAAGACGCTGAAAAATTAACATACAGCGAAATTGTAGAACTCGCAGAAGCTGATAAAAATACGGGAACTTCTGGGGCTCGAAAAAAAGCGACAGCAAAAAAAGCAGTTAAAAAGAAGTCCTAA
- the mnmA gene encoding tRNA 2-thiouridine(34) synthase MnmA, whose translation MSKHGRILVAMSGGVDSSVAAVMLHEQGYEVIGLTMKTWDYASSGGSSKETGCCSLDSINDARSLAVGYGFPHYILDIRNEFGDFVIDNFVDEYLAGRTPNPCVLCNTHIKWEALLKRADKLDCEFIATGHYANIRLAQNGRYVISKGRDEHKDQSYVLWGVSQKNLARTKFPLGSFTKAEIRQMALEMGQLELANKSESYEICFVPENDYRAFLRHRVEDIDERIGAGNFILADGTVVGQHAGYPYYTVGQRKGLGIALGKPVFVTKILPESNTVMLGSEEDLAKNSAFVRNYNLIKYEHIIDPIEAATKIRYKDVGMLSNIVEEDGKIKVDFHHHVKGIAPGQSAVFYEDNDLLGGGFLM comes from the coding sequence ATGAGCAAGCACGGACGTATTTTAGTTGCTATGAGTGGCGGGGTTGACAGTTCTGTTGCAGCAGTAATGCTTCATGAACAAGGGTACGAAGTAATTGGTTTGACGATGAAAACTTGGGATTATGCTTCTTCCGGTGGATCATCAAAAGAAACTGGTTGTTGCAGTTTGGACAGCATTAACGATGCTCGTTCATTAGCCGTTGGTTATGGGTTTCCACATTACATATTAGATATTCGTAACGAATTTGGAGATTTTGTAATCGATAATTTTGTGGATGAATACTTGGCCGGGCGTACACCAAATCCTTGTGTTTTATGCAATACCCACATTAAATGGGAAGCATTGCTTAAACGCGCAGATAAACTTGATTGTGAATTTATCGCGACCGGTCACTACGCAAACATCCGTTTAGCACAAAACGGACGTTATGTCATTTCCAAAGGAAGAGACGAGCATAAAGATCAATCTTATGTTTTATGGGGCGTATCACAAAAAAATTTAGCTAGAACAAAGTTTCCTTTAGGCAGCTTCACGAAAGCTGAAATTAGACAAATGGCGTTAGAAATGGGCCAACTTGAACTAGCCAATAAATCTGAAAGCTATGAAATATGCTTTGTTCCAGAAAATGACTATCGAGCATTCTTGCGGCATCGTGTAGAAGATATTGACGAGCGTATTGGTGCAGGAAATTTTATATTAGCAGATGGAACCGTAGTAGGTCAACACGCAGGTTACCCTTACTACACTGTAGGTCAACGCAAAGGACTTGGAATCGCACTTGGCAAGCCTGTTTTTGTTACAAAAATACTACCCGAGAGCAATACCGTGATGTTGGGATCAGAAGAAGATTTAGCTAAAAACAGCGCCTTTGTACGAAACTATAACCTAATCAAATACGAGCATATAATTGATCCAATTGAAGCTGCTACCAAAATACGGTATAAAGATGTGGGTATGTTGAGTAATATAGTGGAAGAAGATGGAAAGATTAAAGTTGATTTTCATCATCATGTAAAAGGCATAGCTCCTGGCCAATCAGCAGTTTTTTATGAAGATAACGATTTATTAGGTGGAGGGTTTTTAATGTAA
- a CDS encoding SDR family NAD(P)-dependent oxidoreductase, producing MARLKDKVALITGSDSGIGRAVAEAYANEGAKVVITYHSDEEAANEVEKKLIQIGAESVVHQLDVSDEDSVKTVFSKVVDHFGNIDILVSNAGVNGSNIPVSDMDTKTFDTCIKTNLYGAFFCCREFLQLKTSDRKGKIIIVSSVHEDVNNKGNADYNASKGGVKNFSRSLALELADKNINVNNIAPGMILTPMNQKAMDDEKVRKEAEQNIPMKRAGKTEDITGIAIYLASDESDYVTGATFFVDGGLSINLGQGA from the coding sequence ATGGCACGATTAAAAGATAAAGTAGCACTGATAACGGGCTCGGACTCGGGCATTGGAAGAGCAGTAGCTGAAGCCTACGCAAACGAAGGCGCAAAAGTAGTTATTACGTATCATTCAGATGAAGAAGCAGCAAACGAAGTAGAAAAAAAGTTAATCCAGATAGGCGCCGAATCTGTAGTTCATCAGTTGGACGTCAGTGATGAAGATAGTGTAAAAACGGTGTTTTCAAAAGTAGTTGATCATTTTGGCAACATAGACATTTTAGTGAGTAACGCAGGAGTAAATGGCAGTAACATCCCTGTGTCAGACATGGATACCAAAACATTTGACACTTGTATTAAAACCAATTTATATGGTGCTTTTTTTTGCTGTAGGGAGTTTTTACAGCTCAAAACCTCTGATAGAAAAGGCAAGATTATTATCGTAAGTTCCGTACACGAAGACGTCAACAATAAAGGGAATGCTGATTATAACGCTTCCAAAGGTGGCGTCAAAAACTTTAGCAGAAGTTTAGCGCTTGAACTTGCTGATAAGAATATAAATGTCAATAATATAGCCCCAGGCATGATTCTTACTCCTATGAACCAGAAAGCTATGGATGATGAAAAAGTAAGAAAAGAGGCAGAACAAAATATCCCCATGAAACGCGCCGGGAAAACTGAAGATATAACCGGAATTGCCATATATCTTGCTTCGGATGAAAGTGATTATGTTACTGGAGCAACATTTTTTGTGGATGGAGGATTAAGTATTAATTTAGGACAGGGCGCTTAG
- a CDS encoding glycoside hydrolase family 15 protein, whose amino-acid sequence MKNTHNSYKPIENYGIIGNMKTAALVGLDGSIDFLCFPRFDSPSVFARILDAKKGGFYSVEPQMKSMHTKQLYIPGTAVLITRFFSDEGIVELTDYMPVREDTCTSYNAIVRKVKVVRGTIKFFMHCQPRFDYAREKHKSNNENGVITINADDGTKTAMRLQATFSLSVKKNDGYAAFELEEAEEAWVVLESVDEGKEDSFADISFYQHKTYFETIKFWRSWVSKSTYSGRWKEILQRSVITLKLLTSAQFGSVVAAATFGLPEEIGGDRNWDYRYTWIRDAAFTMFAFLKLGFADESVAFLKWIIAQDKNRDLHLIYKVDGESDMKEKILDHLEGYRKSSPVRIGNEADNQLQMDIYGELLDTIYIFNMYHRPITFELWKIICKEVKIVIKKWRQTDHGIWEIRNEKHEFLHSRLMCWVAMDRAIKIGQQRSFPFPQEEWITVRNELYEDIFNNFWNEKLKCWAQYKDGNKVSDTVDASVLLMPLVHFVTPEEPRWISTLSAVDKQLRLDVLVYRYNNNVNKIDGLEGEEGTFTMCSFWYIECLAKAGRLDEAVENFEKMIGYGNHLGLFAEQISKKGEHLGNFPQAFTHLGLISAALELDKQLSRK is encoded by the coding sequence ATGAAAAATACACACAATAGTTATAAACCAATAGAAAACTATGGTATTATAGGAAACATGAAAACAGCGGCGCTTGTTGGTTTAGATGGATCAATCGATTTTTTATGCTTTCCTAGATTCGATTCTCCCAGCGTTTTTGCACGTATTTTGGATGCAAAGAAAGGAGGCTTTTATTCTGTCGAACCACAGATGAAAAGCATGCACACAAAACAGTTATATATTCCTGGAACGGCTGTACTGATTACGCGTTTTTTCTCTGATGAAGGTATCGTTGAACTAACAGACTATATGCCGGTGCGTGAAGACACTTGTACGAGTTATAATGCTATTGTGCGAAAGGTAAAGGTTGTTCGCGGTACCATCAAGTTTTTTATGCATTGCCAGCCACGGTTTGATTATGCTAGGGAGAAACATAAGAGTAATAATGAAAATGGTGTCATTACTATAAATGCTGATGACGGTACGAAAACAGCCATGCGTTTACAGGCTACTTTTTCATTATCGGTGAAGAAAAATGATGGCTATGCTGCTTTTGAATTAGAAGAGGCGGAAGAGGCTTGGGTTGTTTTAGAATCGGTTGATGAGGGAAAAGAGGACAGTTTTGCTGATATTTCATTTTATCAGCATAAAACCTATTTTGAAACGATCAAGTTTTGGAGGTCGTGGGTTAGTAAATCGACATACTCGGGTCGTTGGAAGGAGATCTTACAACGGTCGGTGATTACATTAAAATTATTAACGTCAGCGCAATTCGGATCAGTGGTTGCTGCAGCAACCTTTGGTTTACCAGAAGAGATTGGAGGCGACCGTAATTGGGATTATCGCTATACGTGGATTAGAGATGCTGCTTTTACTATGTTTGCTTTTCTCAAGCTTGGTTTTGCTGACGAATCTGTAGCTTTTCTTAAATGGATTATAGCGCAAGATAAAAATCGGGACCTTCATTTAATTTATAAGGTGGACGGTGAGTCGGATATGAAAGAAAAGATACTCGACCATTTAGAGGGCTATAGAAAGTCAAGTCCTGTACGTATCGGTAACGAAGCAGATAACCAATTACAAATGGATATCTACGGAGAGCTTCTCGATACCATCTATATATTTAATATGTATCATCGCCCGATCACCTTTGAATTATGGAAAATCATTTGTAAAGAAGTTAAAATAGTTATAAAAAAATGGCGCCAAACGGATCATGGCATTTGGGAAATAAGAAATGAAAAACATGAATTTCTCCATTCCCGTTTAATGTGCTGGGTGGCCATGGATCGAGCAATTAAAATAGGGCAGCAACGGTCGTTTCCTTTTCCTCAGGAAGAATGGATAACAGTACGAAATGAGCTTTATGAGGACATTTTTAATAACTTCTGGAATGAAAAGTTAAAATGTTGGGCGCAGTACAAAGATGGTAATAAAGTCTCTGATACCGTTGATGCCAGTGTGTTGTTAATGCCGCTTGTACACTTTGTGACTCCGGAGGAACCTCGATGGATCTCCACGTTGTCCGCAGTAGATAAACAACTTCGATTGGATGTACTGGTATATCGCTATAACAATAATGTTAATAAAATTGATGGCTTGGAAGGAGAGGAGGGAACTTTTACTATGTGCTCTTTTTGGTACATTGAGTGTCTCGCAAAAGCTGGAAGATTAGATGAAGCCGTTGAGAATTTTGAGAAAATGATTGGGTACGGGAACCATCTTGGTTTGTTCGCTGAACAAATAAGTAAAAAGGGAGAACATTTGGGTAATTTTCCGCAAGCGTTTACACATTTAGGGCTAATAAGTGCCGCTTTGGAATTAGATAAGCAGCTAAGTAGAAAGTAG